From Danio rerio strain Tuebingen ecotype United States chromosome 7, GRCz12tu, whole genome shotgun sequence, the proteins below share one genomic window:
- the cfap184 gene encoding cilia- and flagella-associated protein 184 isoform X3, with amino-acid sequence MEEESLEYTHEESFVLETDTLMENTKTLEGPADAEQVMEEETEEPEAPNNPEAVEEDKAEQLLTEDTSVPETSEQQTGEIQIEQHLITEEDPLMNETLEDTEGPETEPSLEDSEDEEEEEEDEENSLPAPEPENERSISPPEEPQAHTEDEEVDPSIIKEKMELLHKLQSENEKLNKINQQLQTRIAEHFSKKKGDQHVKLDEDISEQEQYEKYMQLIADMKEQQLHFSKLHQERMEDLHLQSSEKLKQVEQELRFFAALKYETVMKASLTGKVGKQETLAKVELLKAEELKQEDKLVCVRLNNIKLKNKISKYERALRSKRELVDGLLLMDFEQLKTENQSFMDKLEERSEELHRLKKKVASSVQAAVLDAAKVLLLPTNATVLTI; translated from the exons ATGGAAGAGGAGTCATTAGAGTACACTCACGAGGAAAGCTTTGTTTTAGAAACTGACACACTAATGGAAAACACTAAAACCCTTGAAGGTCCTGCAGACGCAGAGCAGGtcatggaggaagaaactgaggAACCTGAAGCTCCTAATAATCCAGAAGCTGTAGAGGAAGATAAGGCCGAGCAGCTCTTAACAGAAGACACGTCTGTGCCTGAGACCAGTGAACAACAGACCGGTGAAATCCAGATTGAGCAACATTTGATAACAGAAGAGGACCCCCTTATGAATGAGACTTTGGAGGACACTGAGGGTCCTGAAACAGAACCATCCCTTGAAGACTCTGAGgatgaagaagaagaggaagaagatgaGGAGAATAGTCTTCCAGCTCCTGAGCCGGAGAATGAGAGGTCCATCAGCCCTCCTGAAGAACCACAGGCTCATACAGAAGATGAGGAAGTTGACCCCAGCATCATCAAGGAAAAGATGGAGCTGCTGCATAAACTACAATCAGAGAACGAAAAGCTTAACAAGATAAACCAACAACTGCAGACCAGAATAGCAGAACACTTTAGTAAGAAGAAAGGGGATCAACATGTCAAGTTAGACGAGGATATCTCAGAGCAGGAGCAGTATGAGAAGTACATGCAACTGATAGCGGACATGAAAGAGCAGCAGCTGCATTTCTCAAAGCTTCACCAGGAGCGGATGGAGGATCTCCATCTACAGAGCTCAGAGAAACTCAAGCAGGTGGAGCAAGAGCTGAGATTCTTTGCTGCACTGAAATATGAAACTGTGATGAAGGCCTCACTGACTGGTAAGGTGGGCAAACAGGAAACACTGGCAAAGGTGGAGCTGCTGAAGGCGGAGGAATTGAAGCAGGAGGATAAGTTGGTTTGTGTGCGGCTCAACAATATCAAGTTGAAGAATAAAATATCTAAGTATGAGAGGGCGCTCAGGTCTAAACGGGAACTGGTGGATGGGCTCCTGCTGATGGACTTTGAGCAGCTCAAAACAGAAAACCAGTCTTTCATGGACAAGCTGGAGGAGAGGAGTGAAGAGCTACATCGACTGAAAAAGAAGGTCGCAAGCTCTGTGCAG gctgctgttctagatgctgctaaagtgcttctcctgccgactaatgctaccgtgctcactatatag
- the tada2b gene encoding transcriptional adapter 2-beta (The RefSeq protein has 1 substitution compared to this genomic sequence), translating into MADLGKKYCVNCLADVTNLRIRCAECQDIELCPECFSAGAEIGNHRRWHGYQQVDGGRFSLWGPEAEGGWTSREEQSLLDAIEQYGFGNWEDMAAHVGASRTPQEVMDHYVSMYIHGNLGKACIPDSIPNRVTDHTCPSGGPLSPSLTTPLPPLDITVVEQQQLGYMPLRDDYEIEYDQEAEKLISGLSVNYDDEDIEIEMKRAHVDMYVRKLRERQRRKNIARDYNLVPAFLGRDKKDKERERAGGTVGVGGPGGAVGSGSGATVVPAGPLGSSTAATPKRKITKEEKGQRTKLRALCQFMPQREFEEFFDNMHKERMLRAKVRELQRYRRNGITRLDESAEYEAARHKREKRKENKSIAGSKRGSSGGGGGTAGLGGGVGAGGGLGGGGGVSTIKEEGKDSEFSAIENLSGFELLSDREKVLCNSMNLSPMRYLTVKTIIIKDHLQKRQGIPSKSRLPSYLDKVLKKRILNFLSESGWISRDAS; encoded by the exons ATGGCCGACCTAGGGAAGAAGTACTGCGTGAACTGCTTGGCAGATGTTACGAATTTGCGGATTCGCTGTGCTGAATGTCAAGATATTGAACTTTGCCCGGAGTGCTTCTCGGCGGGCGCCGAAATCGGCAACCACAGACGATGGCACGGCTATCAGCAAGTGGACGGCGGGCGCTTCTCGCTCTGGGGTCCCGAAGCAGAGGGAGGATGGACCAGCAGGGAAGAGCAGTCGCTGCTCGATGCCATCGAGCAATATGGATTTGGAAATTGG GAGGATATGGCAGCCCATGTTGGTGCATCACGCACCCCTCAGGAGGTCATGGACCATTACGTGAGCATGTACATTCATGGAAATCTAGGAAAAGCTTGCATCCCTGACAGCATCCCTAACCGCGTGACAGACCACACTTGCCCCAGCGGAGGTCCTCTGTCACCTAGTTTGACCACCCCATTGCCCCCATTAGACATAACAGTGGTGGAGCAGCAGCAGCTTGGATATATGCCACTTCGTGATGACTATGAGATCGAGTATGACCAGGAGGCTGAGAAACTCATCAGTGGCCTTTCTGTAAACTACGACGATGAAGATATCGAGATCGAAATGAAGCGAGCCCACGTGGACATGTACGTGCGTAAACTGCGCGAGCGGCAGCGCCGCAAAAACATCGCTCGAGACTACAATTTAGTGCCAGCTTTTCTGGGACGGGACAAAAAAGACAAAGAACGAGAGCGAGCAGGTGGAACAGTAGGGGTTGGGGGTCCAGGTGGAGCTGTGGGATCGGGGAGCGGTGCCACCGTCGTTCCAGCTGGGCCGCTGGGTTCCTCTACAGCAGCGACACCGAAACGAAAAATCACCAAGGAGGAGAAGGAGCAGCGGACCAAACTACGTGCCCTTTGTCAGTTCATGCCACAACGTGAGTTTGAAGAGTTTTTCGATAACATGCACAAAGAGCGGATGCTCCGAGCGAAGGTTCGGGAGCTTCAGCGGTATCGGCGGAATGGCATTACAAGACTTGACGAGTCAGCAGAGTATGAGGCAGCACGCCACAAACGGGAAAAGCGGAAAGAGAATAAAAGTATTGCCGGGTCAAAGAGAGGAAGCagtggtggaggaggaggaacaGCTGGTCTTGGAGGAGGTGTTGGAGCAGGAGGTGGGCTTGGCGGAGGCGGCGGAGTCAGTACCATCAAAGAGGAAGGGAAAGACAGTGAGTTTTCAGCTATTGAGAACCTGTCCGGATTTGAGCTGCTATCCGATAGGGAGAAAGTACTGTGCAACTCCATGAACCTCAGTCCCATGCGTTATCTGACAGTCAAGACTATCATAATCAAAGATCATCTACAGAAAAGGCAAGGCATTCCCTCCAAAAGCCGCTTGCCCAGTTACCTGGACAAGGTGCTGAAAAAACGGATTCTGAATTTTCTTTCGGAGAGTGGCTGGATATCTCGAGATGCCTCCTAA
- the cfap184 gene encoding cilia- and flagella-associated protein 184, with protein MEEESLEYTHEESFVLETDTLMENTKTLEGPADAEQVMEEETEEPEAPNNPEAVEEDKAEQLLTEDTSVPETSEQQTGEIQIEQHLITEEDPLMNETLEDTEGPETEPSLEDSEDEEEEEEDEENSLPAPEPENERSISPPEEPQAHTEDEEVDPSIIKEKMELLHKLQSENEKLNKINQQLQTRIAEHFSKKKGDQHVKLDEDISEQEQYEKYMQLIADMKEQQLHFSKLHQERMEDLHLQSSEKLKQVEQELRFFAALKYETVMKASLTGKVGKQETLAKVELLKAEELKQEDKLVCVRLNNIKLKNKISKYERALRSKRELVDGLLLMDFEQLKTENQSFMDKLEERSEELHRLKKKVASSVQGISHVKEKLHFMQMENKAKHTQLAQTDTLVALKREVLTRTRQVRDGLRTDNLKLQQRSGLMGNTTLLQDYEEKMDTSENLQQKLEMLKKHHAELSMKCAGVQRKIKDSRLERQ; from the exons ATGGAAGAGGAGTCATTAGAGTACACTCACGAGGAAAGCTTTGTTTTAGAAACTGACACACTAATGGAAAACACTAAAACCCTTGAAGGTCCTGCAGACGCAGAGCAGGtcatggaggaagaaactgaggAACCTGAAGCTCCTAATAATCCAGAAGCTGTAGAGGAAGATAAGGCCGAGCAGCTCTTAACAGAAGACACGTCTGTGCCTGAGACCAGTGAACAACAGACCGGTGAAATCCAGATTGAGCAACATTTGATAACAGAAGAGGACCCCCTTATGAATGAGACTTTGGAGGACACTGAGGGTCCTGAAACAGAACCATCCCTTGAAGACTCTGAGgatgaagaagaagaggaagaagatgaGGAGAATAGTCTTCCAGCTCCTGAGCCGGAGAATGAGAGGTCCATCAGCCCTCCTGAAGAACCACAGGCTCATACAGAAGATGAGGAAGTTGACCCCAGCATCATCAAGGAAAAGATGGAGCTGCTGCATAAACTACAATCAGAGAACGAAAAGCTTAACAAGATAAACCAACAACTGCAGACCAGAATAGCAGAACACTTTAGTAAGAAGAAAGGGGATCAACATGTCAAGTTAGACGAGGATATCTCAGAGCAGGAGCAGTATGAGAAGTACATGCAACTGATAGCGGACATGAAAGAGCAGCAGCTGCATTTCTCAAAGCTTCACCAGGAGCGGATGGAGGATCTCCATCTACAGAGCTCAGAGAAACTCAAGCAGGTGGAGCAAGAGCTGAGATTCTTTGCTGCACTGAAATATGAAACTGTGATGAAGGCCTCACTGACTGGTAAGGTGGGCAAACAGGAAACACTGGCAAAGGTGGAGCTGCTGAAGGCGGAGGAATTGAAGCAGGAGGATAAGTTGGTTTGTGTGCGGCTCAACAATATCAAGTTGAAGAATAAAATATCTAAGTATGAGAGGGCGCTCAGGTCTAAACGGGAACTGGTGGATGGGCTCCTGCTGATGGACTTTGAGCAGCTCAAAACAGAAAACCAGTCTTTCATGGACAAGCTGGAGGAGAGGAGTGAAGAGCTACATCGACTGAAAAAGAAGGTCGCAAGCTCTGTGCAG GGCATTTCCCATGTGAAAGAGAAGCTTCATTTCATGCAGATGGAGAATAAGGCCAAACACACTCAACTGGCGCAGACAGACACACTGGTGGCTCTCAAGCGTGAAGTGCTGACACGAACCCGACAGGTCCGCGATGGCCTGCGCACAGATAATCTGAAGCTTCAGCAGCGCTCTGGTTTAATGGGAAACACCACACTGCTGCAGGACTATGAGGAGAAGATGGACACGTCTGAAAACCTCCAGCAGAAGCTCGAGATGCTAAAGAAACATCACGCTGAACTCTCAATGAAGTGTGCTGGAGTCCAGAGGAAGATTAAAGACAGCAGATTAGAGAGACAGTGA
- the grpel1 gene encoding grpE protein homolog 1, mitochondrial produces MANWCVRAIRHSSSILASPSLVRATPRLLCTAAQQKSSGAGTEEESGAQKQEPGTAEKAFLEEKTQLEEQLKDVTDKYKRALADTENLRQRSQKMIDDAKLYGIQGFCKDLLEVADILEKATESVPKTEISAANPHLKNLYDGLVMTEVQIQKVFQKHGLVKLSPDGQKFDPYEHEAVFHAPVEGKEPGTIALVTKVGYKLHGRTLRPALVGVVKAP; encoded by the exons ATGGCGAACTGGTGCGTGCGCGCGATCAGACACAGCTCTTCAATCTTAGCGTCCCCTTCACTAGTAAG GGCGACTCCACGTCTGCTTTGCACAGCAGCCCAACAGAAAAGCTCAGGAGCAGGTACTGAAGAGGAGAGTGGAGCTCAGAAGCAAGAGCCTGGCACAGCTGAAAAAGCCTTCTTAGAAGAAAAGACACAACTGGAGGAGCAACTAAAAGATGTTACG GATAAATATAAGCGTGCACTGGCAGACACTGAGAACCTTAGGCAAAGGAGTCAAAAGATGATCGATGATGCTAAGCTTTATG ggatacagggtttctgcaaggATCTCTTGGAAGTGGCTGACATCTTGGAGAAGGCAACAGAAAGCGTTCCAAAAACTGAAATATCTGCTGCTAATCCACATCTGAAAAATCTTTATGATGGCCTTGTAATGACTGAGGTGCAGATCCAAAAGGTCTTCCAGAAACACGGCCTTGTTAAGCTTAGTCCCGATGGTCAGAAATTCGACCCGTATGAGCATGAGGCAGTCTTTCATGCACCGGTGGAGGGCAAAGAGCCAGGTACCATAGCTTTAGTTACAAAAGTAGGCTACAAGCTGCACGGTCGTACCCTCCGGCCAGCTCTTGTTGGTGTAGTCAAGGCTCCCTAA
- the cfap184 gene encoding cilia- and flagella-associated protein 184 isoform X2: MEEESLEYTHEESFVLETDTLMENTKTLEGPADAEQVMEEETEEPEAPNNPEAVEEDKAEQLLTEDTSVPETSEQQTGEIQIEQHLITEEDPLMNETLEDTEGPETEPSLEDSEDEEEEEEDEENSLPAPEPENERSISPPEEPQAHTEDEEVDPSIIKEKMELLHKLQSENEKLNKINQQLQTRIAEHFSKKKGDQHVKLDEDISEQEQYEKYMQLIADMKEQQLHFSKLHQERMEDLHLQSSEKLKQVEQELRFFAALKYETVMKASLTGKVGKQETLAKVELLKAEELKQEDKLVCVRLNNIKLKNKISKYERALRSKRELVDGLLLMDFEQLKTENQSFMDKLEERSEELHRLKKKVASSVQVGSGPETMICVRRTVSPPTWRTTAPGLSAAPRMVEICVEIFLTRAPGKQKVRTLLPFEEAARM; encoded by the exons ATGGAAGAGGAGTCATTAGAGTACACTCACGAGGAAAGCTTTGTTTTAGAAACTGACACACTAATGGAAAACACTAAAACCCTTGAAGGTCCTGCAGACGCAGAGCAGGtcatggaggaagaaactgaggAACCTGAAGCTCCTAATAATCCAGAAGCTGTAGAGGAAGATAAGGCCGAGCAGCTCTTAACAGAAGACACGTCTGTGCCTGAGACCAGTGAACAACAGACCGGTGAAATCCAGATTGAGCAACATTTGATAACAGAAGAGGACCCCCTTATGAATGAGACTTTGGAGGACACTGAGGGTCCTGAAACAGAACCATCCCTTGAAGACTCTGAGgatgaagaagaagaggaagaagatgaGGAGAATAGTCTTCCAGCTCCTGAGCCGGAGAATGAGAGGTCCATCAGCCCTCCTGAAGAACCACAGGCTCATACAGAAGATGAGGAAGTTGACCCCAGCATCATCAAGGAAAAGATGGAGCTGCTGCATAAACTACAATCAGAGAACGAAAAGCTTAACAAGATAAACCAACAACTGCAGACCAGAATAGCAGAACACTTTAGTAAGAAGAAAGGGGATCAACATGTCAAGTTAGACGAGGATATCTCAGAGCAGGAGCAGTATGAGAAGTACATGCAACTGATAGCGGACATGAAAGAGCAGCAGCTGCATTTCTCAAAGCTTCACCAGGAGCGGATGGAGGATCTCCATCTACAGAGCTCAGAGAAACTCAAGCAGGTGGAGCAAGAGCTGAGATTCTTTGCTGCACTGAAATATGAAACTGTGATGAAGGCCTCACTGACTGGTAAGGTGGGCAAACAGGAAACACTGGCAAAGGTGGAGCTGCTGAAGGCGGAGGAATTGAAGCAGGAGGATAAGTTGGTTTGTGTGCGGCTCAACAATATCAAGTTGAAGAATAAAATATCTAAGTATGAGAGGGCGCTCAGGTCTAAACGGGAACTGGTGGATGGGCTCCTGCTGATGGACTTTGAGCAGCTCAAAACAGAAAACCAGTCTTTCATGGACAAGCTGGAGGAGAGGAGTGAAGAGCTACATCGACTGAAAAAGAAGGTCGCAAGCTCTGTGCAG gtaggaagcggcccagaaacgatgatctgcgtgcgtcgaaccgtctcgcctcccacgtggaggacaacggcaccagggctctcggcagcgcccaggatggttgaaatctgtgtagaaatatttctcacacgggcaccaggaaagcagaaagtacgtactttattaccttttgaggaggcggcacggatgtga